The Octopus sinensis linkage group LG18, ASM634580v1, whole genome shotgun sequence genome segment TATGTCatgttataataaaagcaatttaagTGAAGAATTATTCTGAGGAAGGATAGcaggctgaaactttgaagtcactgtcacccctcttcttgtaaaagtaaaatgtacatgtgtatatatatatatttatatttatgtatgtgctaaAGTGGGAAGGAGGGGGGTTGTCTGGTTACCACTGGTTACGATGGTGCAGTGTAGAGGCCTCAATACTTTCCATGTTGGGCTGACATTATCATGTTGTGTTGTGGACTTCATTCATGTtggcacatatatgtttgtgtgtggtgtgtatgtggcACAGAGTCCCAGACACTGCACCATCACTACTAAGACTGCACTTGTTTGGGAAATAAGCACAGCTGCATATACACAGAGTGTGACGTGGTCTGTTACAGCTGTAACAGACCTGTGTCACAGACAAAacacatccacatgcacatatatatacataccacacacacatagagacttgtgtgtatatgtatatatacacatagattgatacatagatatatacatatatatacatatacacatacatatacacacatacatatatgtacatatatatacacacaaacacataatatatctttatatgtatatatatgcatacataagcacacacatatatatatgttgtaccacataaaatatctataaaacttttAGCCAACAATGTATGTCCTGATGAATGAAAAGATGTAACATACATTGTTGGTCAAAAACCATATGGATATGCTGTAGAGTACATAATAACACActagtaatgtatatgtgtgtgcgtgcggacatatgtattcatgtatggatAGAGCTCACATTccattcttccatatatatatatatatatatatatatatatatatatatatatatatatatatatatatatatatgtacatatatatatacatatatatgtatgtatacctatatatatgtatgtaacatatatatgtatgtatacatatatatgtatgtatacatatatatataaacgttagcgcgccggtcgaaacgcttagcggtatttcgtctgtcgttaaattctgagtttaaattacgccgaggttgactttgcctttcatccctttcggggtcgataaataaagtaccagttgcgtactggggtcgatgtaatcaacttaatccgtttgtgtgtccttgtttgtcccctctatgttcagccccttgtgggtagtatagaaatatatatatatgtatatatttattatatatacatgtgtcggTCATTGTAAACAATTTATGATGCTGTATGACCTAATGTATATTAAAGGAAATTTATTTGCTGTCGAATTTGTCtccatattctttattattatcaattgctatatatatatacgtttttttttttatttctaatcagcAGAActtacaaagtgactcaagggtTGAGAGTTTCGTGCATAAGCACTAATCATACTAGTTACAAATGAAAgggttataaatttatataccagTGATAATGGTATCTCCCTGGATAGTTCTCGAACAAATTACAAAAGTAATTACAATGTCACATGGACAATGCATATTTTTCAAATGGCTTGaccattaagcatttcaataactaaataaataaataaacaaacatatataaagaaaatttaaaatatatatatatatatgataagtgtTAAAGCATGAACCCCCGGCCCTTGAGTTACTCTGTAACTTtactaattattaataaaaaacatatatatactcatgttttgagttcattttccctgtttgcatcaccaaacctatatatatatatatgtatatatatttgtatatgtatatatatatacacatatatatatttatatatatatatttatatgcatatatatatttcgattttgtattgaatttgcaagattctttaagtGAATTgctgtgttgaaacaaattttgttgtgtcttgggaaagacatatatatatatatatatatatcatcagtggatcatatatccaaagaagaagcacactctaaaacataTTAGAGCAGTAAAGTATTTACCAGTAATCCGTTAAggctggtcagagagtgaccattggtttcaggTGAAAGGCCATTGAGTCTGACAAGTCGCCTATACAGCCAAGCactttataggtgcgaaaccaatggtcactctctgaccagccTTAACGGAttacaggtaaatatatatatatatatatattaaaaaaatatatatatataaatatatatatatctgtatgtatatatatttatatgcatattgtagatactaaatcaatatatatatgacaccttTTTATTCATGAGGTGTTCTCTTTTAATACATATtggccaaattttggcacaaggctagggGAGTGAtaggtcaattatattgaccccaatactcaactggtacttattttatcgaccccaaaaggatgaaaggtaaagtcaaccttggtggaatttgaactcagaacgtaaagacggacaaaatgccgctaattgTTCTGGCCACTCGCTGCCTTATCTCTATTATTACATATTGATGATGTTAGGTTTGTGGTtcgtgaacatacacacacatgtatatatgtattgtgtgagtaggtgtatgtatatgattagtATGTTGTATAGATGTCAGTTAAGTAACATACCTATcgtcttctctgtgtgtgtgtgtgagagagagagagagagagatagcaaggaGAAGTTTATCAAAAACTCTGCAAGAACGGGAAAGTATTGTAACATAAAATATTTGTAGGATTGGGGAGGGGAAGTTCGATGCCTGAAAATAGTTTCCattgtcgtgtatatgtatagcaggacatttcatatatatatatgttgtatttatggatatgtatgtatgtgtatgtatgtatatgtatgtgtgtatttgtatatatgtgtgtgtgcatatgtgtgtacatatatgtgtgtgtacgtactagtgtatgagtctgtgtgtatacggtatatatttacatgtaggtatatgcttgtgtatatgtttatggtgTGATatgtcacatgtatatgtatatatatgtatgggtgtaagtatgaatatacgtatgtatgtgtgtacgtgtatttacatatgtatgtatatttatatgtatatatatgtgtatatatatatatatatatagatatatatatgtacgcttgtgtgttttatgtatatgtatgtatgtagatatatgtgtatatgtatgtatatatgtgtatatgtgtaaatatgtatatatatgtgtatgtttatatgtatgtatctgtatgtatgtgtacaggcgcgcgtatatgtatgtgtaagtatgggtaattgcacgtatatatatttattatttgagtatgcatgtatgtatatatgtatatgtttttctgcatgtatgtatttatgtatatatagatgcgcgtatacatatgtggaggcgcaatggcccagtggttagggcagcggactcgcggtcataggatcgcggtttcgattcccaggccgggcgttgtgagtgtttattgagcgaaaacacctaaagctccacgcggctccggctccggcaggggatggtgctgtactctttcaccacaactttctctcactcttacttcctgtttctgttgtacctgtatttcaaagggccggccttgtcactctctgtgtcacgctgaatatccccgagaactacgttaagggtacacgtgtctgtggagtgctcagccacttacacgttaatttcacgagcaagctgttccgttgattcgaatcaaccggaacccttccatatattccatatacatatgtatacatttatgtatgtgtatatgtattggtgtatatatgtgtatgtatgtgtatatgtgtgcgttcgtgtgtatatatatatatgtatatatatatatgtatatatatatatgtgtgtgtatatgcctgtatacgtctgtgtggatgtatgtatgtatatgggtgtgtgtatggacgtatatgtatgtgtatgtatatgtatgtgtatgtatatatgtgtatatacatatgtatatgtatgtgtatgtatatatgtgtatatacatatatatgtgtatgtgtatatgtatgtatatttgtatgggtatatatatatgtgtatatgtatgtgtatgtatgtacgtgtatatgtatatgtatgtgtgtatatgtattgacttgttgggtttcttttttatatatgtagatagatatgtgtgcgtgtatatgcatagatatgcgtatgtgtattagtatgtgcatgtgtttatatatgtgtatgtatatgtatagatatatatggatgtatgtgtatgtaggtatgtatatgactggtgtaagtatatatgtgtatgtatatgtaggtatatacgtacgtgtatgtgtgtatatatatggactagTTTTCTGTGTGtggatagatgtaagtatgtgtatgcgtgtagatatgaatttgtaggtacgtgtacgtatgtgtatatacgtgcatgtatgtataagtatgagtgtaggtatgtatatgtaggtatgcttttatgtacacgtgtatgcgtgcatgtgtgctaaTATGTACTTAAAAGCGTAtggatgcgtatgtatgtttacatgcacaaatgtctgtatataggcatatgcgtctatatatgcgGGCAgatgttcatgtgtgtttatgtgtattgaagtacatttatatatgtggttttgtgtgtacatagttatgtgtacgtttatgtgaaagtcggtacacttatgtatatatgaatatgtgtacttgtgtgtgtatatgtatgtgtatacatagaacacgtgcgtttgtgtatgtgtatgagtgtggcgtgtgagtgtgtgtgcatgtgtgagtgtttgtgttcgtatcAGTGGGTGgaagagataaagatagaaaggaagggaaAGGGGCAATAAATGGCTTTTTTAGGCCGGCTACTCCCTCGGGAGGGTCTTACTTCAGTGCCAGCTGGTAGGTCGaggtcaaaataaaaaataaataaaataaaataagggaagaaatgtgtgtgtatatgtgtgcatgtatatacatatgtatatcatagtgtatatatatatatatatatatatatatatatatatatatatggtgtgtgtgtgtgtgtgtgttgtgtgtgtgtattgtgtgtgtggtgtttgtgtatatatgtgtgtatatatatatgtgagcatgtgtgtatgtgtgcgtgtgcttgcatggtggcatgtatgtgtgtgtgcattgtatatataaatatatgattgtatggatatatgtatgtgtgtatgtatgagtatgtgtatgggtgtgtacgaatatgtatgtgtgtatatgtatatttatatatatatatactatatatatatatataatatatatatatatatatatatatatagaatatatatatatatatatgtatatatgtatatgatatattatatataagtgataGTCTCTGTCTTCtttttacctaaaactctattctattattcatttattcttttatctactttatcactgattcttttgaccactcccctaagaaagacagtttgcgccatgcctaccccaaatctaaatgcaaatatacatgtgtgtgtgtgtatatatatatatatatatatacacacacaaaacatactaataatatatatatatatatatacacaacatactaatcatatacatatatatagacacacatacacaaaattattGACACATaactatccatacatatatatacaccagtgtatatacatacacacacacacatacatatatatatataaatgtgtatgcatgtatgtatgcatgttaaagtaaacagatagatatgtgtatatatacctatatgttgagcagtgtgtatatatatatatggtgagggcgcatggcttaatggttagggcattcggctcatgatcgtaaggttgtgagttcgattcccggcgacgcgttgtgtccttgagcaagacactttatttcacgttgctccagtccactcagctggcaaaaatgagttgtacttgtatttcaaagggtcagccttgtcactctctgtgtcacgctgattatccccgagaactacgttaagggtacacgtgtctgtggaatgctcagccatttgcacgttaatttcacgagcaagctgttccgttgatcgtatcagctgggaccctcgtcgtcgtaaccggcggagtaagaaaaggaaaaaaaggatatatatatgaatgcaggtatgtatataattccacagtttctgtgtttttttctatttttgtgtcGTTATAGATTCAAGAAATCAAATTTTCTTGGTTAGTTCTTTCTTCACACCATCATTGCGTGCCTCCTCAAGGTCAGGAGTTTGGCAAGAGAGGATTTCAGAAGTGCTGCTCCCCCCACCCCATATTTTTGGTTGTCTTCAGCAGTTTTAGTTTAAGAAtggagtctgtctgtgtgtcacagATGGCACCCTGCCATGTCTATGTGCCTCTTCTCAGCTACTGTAAAAGAGTTTGTCTCTGGTTGTGTTGGCATTAGTGACGGCGCGGAGGTATGGAGGACGATGCGATGCTAAAGCTGGAACTGCTGAACATACTACTGGAGCCAGCATGAATGTTTGGGGTGTGGTAGGCCGACATCTGTGGATAGTTGACTGGGTCCTCGTGGTGGCTGGTTGGTACATGTTCCAACTGAACATGTTCGTGGTTGGAGTTGTGTGAAGTCTGTGAACAGAGACCATGGCATCGGTTACTATAGACAAGGGCGATAGCTCCAGTAATAATGACAAGCATAATAGCAGGAATCCAGATGCCCAGGAAAGGGATTTCTGAAGTGGACGGAGTAATTTTTTGGTTTGGTCGAGAATGCTTTGGATCTGTggagtaaaagaagagagagagaaaagagttaCAAAACAGTtttagatgtatatgcatgtatgcatgtgtgtatgtatgcatgtgtgagtgtgtgtttgtgcatatatgggtgtatatatatatactgaatgttACGGAGTGACTCCGTATGATCAACTAAATATTGAGCAGCTGCTCATAGACTGTAGCAATGACCAAACAGTGTGAGCAATGTGTTCCCCAGCACTAGGGTTATCTAAAACCCTTGCGGGCAgtactcctgcatggccacaattACTGGGTTCAAGaagggctgtgtggttaagaagctcacatcTCATGGTTCAATTGCACATTGAATGAAGCATTGGTTGAGGAAACTTGTGTACAAACACACTGGGGGTGGGGCTAATTCCTGGTGTTGAAGGGTAGATTTACAGTTGGGGTTTATCTTCCATCATTTGGCCCCTTGGCTGCCTTTAGTGTCGTACAATCTGTTGCAAGTATAGGGACCAGGTCTCCAGTTGGAGGATAACTTCCTCCCATCATCCCATCAGGCCTGCAGATCCTGAAAAAGGGTCATGGGTTGGAGTGAAGTGGGAACTGCCCTTCCTCCAatcataaagaaattaaaaaacaaaaccaaaaaaaactcgCAACAAAAATAAAGTCAAAAATACCTGGATGCACCTTCAGGAAAGCCTGTCGGCAGTTGAACCCAAAACTTGTGGCCCCTAAACATATGTATAACCCTGAATCTTCTGATGTAATCCTTTTTATCGTCAGTTTATTCACGTAAGAACCATCCGGTCGTTTCCAGTTCCCACCAGACTTCAGTACAACAAATTTACGGCCTTTCACTTCAATGGTGTGGTTGACATTGGAAAGAGTGGACGGGTCATTGACCCATTTCAGCCACTGAAAACAAAAGGGAGAAACAGGGTTACATTTCTTGGAATGAGACATAAGATTAAAGATGGACATACAGAttggtgaatatatatgtgtatgtggtgtgtatgtgtgtgtgtatagatagagagacagatagatagatgtacataaatacatacaaatagttGAATGTTtaggtaaaaagagagaaagagttcaaccaacatacacacagacatacaatagCTGTTAGACAGTGAGATATAAATAGTGTTAAGATAATTAATTGAGAGAGAGCAGGAAATActtaattagatattattatataacgAGGAAAATACAATATTAGTTGTTGATTTATCATACTTTAATCAATTCATCAAATAAGCGAGATAACTGCAGACATGTTTGACTGTTATTAGAGCTCATCAGTGACTGTAGTAGTGATGCTGGGAGAATCACTGAgtgaacatataataataaaggagAGTGTTGGGTTTAACAACTAGAGGAGGACATATCTGAGAAGCTGAGACATTAAACaagtcagatatatatacaaatagtttGGTCTATAttaacatacaatatacacatcattgaccacaacacatacaacacttatataatataccactgtttatatacacacactatgctGTACACTGAccactatctacacacacactgaactttGACCGCTTGACCTACAACACATTAATGCATTACCCCTCCCCATTCATCATTTTTCCCCATGTTTTACCCCATCCCACCCTCATCCTGTTACTATAGCAACCCTTCCTCACATTAAAACAACTTGTTAACTTTCTCCTCTTTTGCCTCATCACTTCCAAACTCAGCTAACTCTCACTTTATAAATTTATCATGGCCAACATAGAACCAACATCACAACCACCTGGGTTCCTCCCACTCTGGCTATTACAGCTGTCACTGAGGTCTACAGgatctcccctcccctccccttatATTAGGGTACACACAGCATGTTACAATCACAAAGGATCACAAACAGTCAGCTGATGTAAGGGACCAGGTTCCTGATGTCTACTAAGTAGTTCTTCAGCTCCACTGACATAAGGCTACAAACACAATGTTACTACCCTAAACAAGGCTTACAAACAGCCTGATGTCTACTGGGTAAGTGAAAATGATGTGGTGGTGCACATCATTTCCACTTACATTAAGATGCACAAAGTCTGTTATTGTCACAAGAACTTCATAGAAAGGGACTgaagaataatgaaatatattgtgtCTAAAAGCCATCGAACTATGgcaggaaaaatgacagaagagCTAAATACCACCTTGCCAAtcctgggtcaaccaaaaccaTTTGTCATGAGCTCCAGAAAGCTGTGGCTTATGTCAAAGTTGGACCAACTCCATATTACATAATAAAACTTCCATTTAACAAgggattttcattattttgtccaacttgtgtagataatgcagtcctagacatacacacaccataaaaCAAAGACAGGACaatcatagctggaatgtcttgATCAGAGCCACCCTGGAACAAACCAACAAGCACAGTCTTACAGTGAGGCGATACATTGTGGAGGGGGGTGTAGAGCATCCTACTTTTATGAGAGGCTGGACTTCACTTTTGACATGACACTGGAACGAAGCTTGCTCTCCCCTTCGAGCCGTCTGGTTGAGGGGGTGTGGTGGAAGTAATTGCGGTTTTTCATGAACTTTTTCTGAAAAACAAATAGGATTGTGAAGAGaggaaataataatagttttcatGAGAGtttcagtaatgatgatgatggtgatggtggtggaagtggtggtgatgatgatggtggtggaagtggtggtgacgatgatggtggtggaagtggtggtgatgatgatggtggtggaagtgttggtgacgatgatggtggtggaagtggtggtgacgatgatggtggtggaagtggtagtggaagtggtggtgacgatgatggtggtggaagtggtagtggaagtggttggtgatgatgatggtggtggaagtggtggtgatgatgatggtggtggaagtggtgggaCGATTATGGTGGTTGAAGTGGTAGTGAagtggttggtggtgatgatggttggtggaagtggtggtgacgatgatggtggtggaagtggtggtggatgACGATGGTGTTGAAGTGGTGgtgcgatgatggtggtggaagtggtgggacgatgatggtggttgaagtggtggtgatgattatgtggtgtgaagtggtggtgatgatgatggtggttgggaagtggtggtgacgatgatggtggtggaagtggtggtgatgatgatggtggtggaagtggtggtgatgatgatggtggtggaagtggtagtggaagtggtggtgatgatgatggtggtggaagtggtggtgatgatgatggtggtggaagtggtagtggaagtggtggtgatgatgatggtggtggaagtggtggtgatgaagatggtggtggaagtggtggtgatgatgatggtggtggaagtggtggtgacgatgatggtggtggaagtggtggtgatgatgatggtggtggaagtggtggtgacgatgatggtggtggaagtggtggtgatgatgatggtgtggaaagtgggtgacgatgatggtggtggaagtgtgGTGATGAAgaggtggtggaagtggtggtgatgatgatggtggtggaagtggtggtgacgatgatggtggtggaagtggtggtgatgatgatggtgatggaagtggtggtgacgatgatggtggtggaagtggtggtgacgatgatggtggtggaagtggtggtgatgatgatggtgatggggacaGATAAACTTAGAGAGACAGGAATAAAATACAAGGAGAAATAAAAATGCTGTAATAATGGAGAAAAAATGTTCAAGACTGGAGACAAAGAGCTAAACAGGTGTAATAATAGATGTAATGATAGATGAAATGGTTgaaaattttggcacaggccaAAAGTTCCGGGGAGGGGATAAGCCAATTACAAGCCAACCCCAGTGTTCacctgctacttattttaatcgaccccaaaagaatgaaagcagtcaactctggcagaatttgaactcagaacgtaaaaatgacaaacgctgctaagcatttccccccaGCATGCTACCTTaagtaataatatgatgataGATGTAATGATAGATGTAATGATAGATGAAATGATGAATGTAATAACACAGAGAAATGAAGGTATATTTGAAGAGAGACGTATTTACTTACCGACGACTTCTAAAGAGTATGTGTAATTGATGGTACCATGGATATTAGTGACCACACAGGTGTACTGACCACTGTCCTCTTGTCGTAAATCATCAATCTTTAACGTCCAACGTGGTCTACTGTCCTGATAGTTCCCCATGTTATCAGATGTCCACATCTGACCATCCTTCAGCCATTGTATCTCTGGCCGTGGGTTACCACTAGCTCGACATCGAAACCATATGGAACTACCAGCCGGGCGTGGGATCGCCTTTTTCTTCATCTTACGCAGGTGCAGGAAACGGGGCTTAGCTTCAAAACAAAGAAAGGACCCTTTATTTTAAGGGGACAGACATATAAAAACAACTGGCCACACTGGTCAGTtcaacacacatctacacacttaCAACTAATTGTATCGATGCTACTGAGGGTGAGAAGAACTGTGAAGGTCTTGCGTATAGCCCCTTCCTATACATCCCACTCCATGAGGAAGGGTTAACTTAATCCGTAGGGGTGGTCATAATGTATCGTtggtatatttttgttgtttctttctgatCGTTAGGGATCACTCTTGGAGGGCTGCACtgggctccaattgtctgttttggcatggttcctatggctggatgccctgttggcattaggaagggcatccaacaatagaaaccttgccaaaacagacaattggagcctggtgcagccctccggcttgacagcttctgtcaaaccgtctaacccatgccagcatagaaaatggacgttaaatgatgctgatgatgatgatggtgatgatatgacTGTCTTCTGTGCATATATGAGAATGTTGTAGAAGTGTTGTATACAACTCCCTCCCAGTATTGTTgtttacttctgtgtgtgtgtgtgtgtgtgtgtgtgtgtgtgtgtgtgtgtgtgtgtgtgtgtgtgtgtgtatgtgtgtgatggttGTACCTGATGTTGTCAATAAGGAAGACAGTAGATTTGGTTAGTGTTGTTTTAAGTTTGTTGTGGAAGCAAGTTTCTTCCAAATGGTTTCAAAAGGGGTTTGGAGAGCAATGGTGCATTGGTGTCTTTGAAATGGTGCAAAGATGTGATGTGACGATAGGTTGAAAAGAATGGGTCACAGAATGAATCCTTGTTGTACTCCAATAGTAAATTCTGGAAGTTTTGTTCCTGTATATTACATAGTCTTAGCAACCTGACGGGTAGTTAGAGGTGGTGGTCATCATTTTGTTAAAGGGGTGTGGAGTccattgctgatgttgatggttATTAGAATGGTATGGGTTGTAGTGTAGTGGTTTGAATCAATattattttgaggggaggggcaataCAACCTCTACAATATTATTTACTAAAGTAATCTAGACAATGAAAGACagaatggttatggctggaatgccaTTCTAAAGGGAGTGAAAATCTCTAAAGAATGGGGACAACACATGGCAGCCCCTAAATAACTTACTTGCCCCTGTAGGGTCCAGTTGGTGAGGGTAGAGATTGTTCTGTTGGGTACCTTCTTTCTTCTCAGCtggaaagaacaacaacaacaacaacaacaattatactaAGATTGGcagcaacagtggtggtggttgtttggaTTTGACGAGTCCCAAGATGAATGTGTCCTAGTGTATTACTGGTACAAATTACAAAATTcatgttggatttgaactcagcatagcAATATAGAAGAGGTAGGCATGATGTAAGACATCTAGTGCAGTGATTGGGAGATGTGGAATGTGAGATGTCTCTAGTGAAATGTGTGCTGTGAAATGTAGAATAGATTAATATATGTCAGGCATTTATTAATGAGTGgagg includes the following:
- the LOC115221640 gene encoding fibroblast growth factor receptor-like 1, whose amino-acid sequence is MAPNYKKRKRQGEITTLTRMDLQKKIFWIPYILQWCHILALCLAKAEKKEGTQQNNLYPHQLDPTGATKPRFLHLRKMKKKAIPRPAGSSIWFRCRASGNPRPEIQWLKDGQMWTSDNMGNYQDSRPRWTLKIDDLRQEDSGQYTCVVTNIHGTINYTYSLEVVEKVHEKPQLLPPHPLNQTARRGEQASFQCHVKSEVQPLIKWLKWVNDPSTLSNVNHTIEVKGRKFVVLKSGGNWKRPDGSYVNKLTIKRITSEDSGLYICLGATSFGFNCRQAFLKVHPDPKHSRPNQKITPSTSEIPFLGIWIPAIMLVIITGAIALVYSNRCHGLCSQTSHNSNHEHVQLEHVPTSHHEDPVNYPQMSAYHTPNIHAGSSSMFSSSSFSIASSSIPPRRH